Proteins from a genomic interval of Gluconacetobacter diazotrophicus PA1 5:
- a CDS encoding methionine ABC transporter permease, with amino-acid sequence MSRLIVDLVLRATVETLDMVLASGLIAVIGGLPLAVLLVATAPGGLYPLPALSRILGLGIDAVRAVPFMILLVLLIPLTRLVAGTTLGTGAAIVPLAIAAVPYFARIAEVSLREVDRGLVDAVRAMGGTRWMVVRYVLLPEALPGLISGFTVTLVTLVGASAMAGVIGAGGLGDLAIRYGYQRFNTQVMLSVVAVLIVMVTIIQLIGNLAARRLR; translated from the coding sequence ATGTCCCGGCTGATCGTTGATCTGGTCCTGCGCGCGACGGTCGAGACGCTGGACATGGTGCTGGCATCGGGCCTGATCGCGGTCATCGGCGGCCTGCCGCTGGCGGTCCTGCTGGTCGCGACCGCACCGGGCGGCTTGTATCCGCTGCCGGCACTCTCGCGTATCCTCGGCCTGGGTATCGACGCGGTCCGGGCCGTGCCCTTCATGATCCTGCTGGTGCTGCTGATTCCGCTGACGCGTCTGGTCGCCGGGACCACCCTGGGCACCGGGGCCGCGATCGTGCCGCTGGCGATCGCCGCCGTGCCCTATTTCGCCCGCATCGCCGAGGTTTCGCTGCGCGAGGTCGATCGCGGCCTGGTCGATGCGGTGCGCGCGATGGGCGGCACGCGCTGGATGGTCGTCCGCTACGTCCTGCTGCCGGAGGCCCTGCCCGGCCTGATCTCGGGCTTCACCGTCACGCTGGTCACACTCGTCGGCGCCTCGGCCATGGCGGGCGTCATCGGTGCCGGCGGGCTGGGCGACCTGGCGATCCGCTACGGCTACCAGCGATTCAACACCCAGGTGATGCTGTCGGTCGTGGCCGTGCTGATCGTCATGGTCACCATCATCCAGTTGATCGGAAACCTCGCGGCGCGACGGCTCCGCTAG
- a CDS encoding L-fucose isomerase has protein sequence MNRSFPKIGIRPIIDGRRGGIRESLEDVTMAMAHRTAAFLTSELRHAGGEAVECVIADTCIAGYAEAAACEEKFASAHVGLSISVTPCWCYGAETIDMVPERQKAIWGFNGTERPGAVYLAAALAAHNQKGLPAFSIYGRDVQDSGDEAIPPDVREKLLRFARAGLAVATMRGRTYLSIGGVSMGIAGSIVDHAFFRSWLDMRVQAVDMTELRRRLDRKIYDTAELETAQAWADARFRFGIERNARPRDAAGKREILSESLAMTLCIRDMMHGNARLAAMGWAEEALGYDAIAAGFQGQRHWTDQYPNADVAEALLNSSFDWSGARAPSILATENDCLNGATMLFGLLMSGKAQIFADVRTFWSPEAVQRVTGHRLEGKSAGGILHLINSGAAALDGSCAVRDAQGAPTIKPHWQVDEDDISALLAATDWCPGLEEYFRGGGFSSHFVTRGGVAFTMVRLNLVAGIGPVLQIAEGWSVDLPPAVHAALEARTDPSWPTTWFVPRLTGHGAFRDVYSVMASWGANHAVLAHGHVGADFVALAAMLRIPVCMHNLDEAAIDRPSLWGAFGSDKEGQDYRACAALGPLYGRRG, from the coding sequence ATGAACAGATCTTTTCCGAAAATCGGCATCCGCCCGATCATCGACGGGCGGCGCGGCGGCATTCGCGAATCGCTTGAAGACGTCACGATGGCGATGGCCCACCGCACGGCCGCGTTCCTGACCTCGGAATTGCGTCATGCCGGGGGCGAGGCCGTGGAGTGCGTGATCGCCGACACCTGCATCGCGGGATACGCCGAAGCCGCGGCGTGCGAAGAGAAATTCGCGTCCGCGCATGTCGGACTGTCGATTTCGGTGACTCCGTGCTGGTGTTACGGGGCGGAGACCATCGACATGGTGCCGGAACGCCAGAAGGCGATCTGGGGCTTCAACGGCACGGAACGGCCGGGCGCGGTCTATCTGGCGGCGGCGCTGGCGGCCCATAACCAGAAGGGGCTGCCCGCCTTTTCCATCTATGGACGGGATGTCCAGGATTCCGGCGACGAGGCGATCCCGCCCGACGTGCGGGAAAAACTGCTGCGGTTTGCCCGCGCGGGGCTTGCGGTCGCCACGATGCGCGGGCGCACCTACCTGTCGATCGGCGGCGTGTCGATGGGAATAGCGGGGTCGATCGTCGATCACGCCTTTTTCCGGTCGTGGCTGGACATGCGCGTGCAGGCCGTGGACATGACGGAATTGCGGCGCCGGCTCGACAGGAAAATCTACGACACGGCGGAACTGGAGACCGCCCAGGCCTGGGCGGACGCGCGGTTCCGTTTCGGCATCGAGCGCAACGCCCGTCCGCGTGACGCGGCCGGGAAACGCGAAATCCTGTCGGAAAGCCTGGCGATGACCCTGTGCATTCGCGACATGATGCACGGCAACGCGCGTCTGGCGGCAATGGGGTGGGCGGAAGAGGCGCTGGGCTATGACGCGATCGCGGCGGGTTTCCAGGGGCAGCGTCACTGGACCGACCAGTATCCGAACGCCGATGTCGCGGAGGCATTGCTGAACAGCTCGTTCGACTGGAGCGGCGCGCGCGCACCCAGTATCCTGGCGACCGAGAATGATTGCCTGAACGGGGCGACCATGCTGTTCGGCCTGCTGATGAGCGGCAAGGCCCAGATTTTCGCCGATGTGCGCACGTTCTGGTCGCCCGAGGCGGTGCAGCGGGTGACGGGACACCGGCTGGAAGGCAAAAGCGCGGGTGGAATCCTGCATCTGATCAACTCGGGCGCGGCCGCGCTGGACGGGTCCTGCGCCGTGCGCGACGCGCAGGGTGCGCCCACGATCAAGCCGCACTGGCAGGTGGACGAGGACGATATCTCCGCCCTGCTGGCCGCGACGGACTGGTGCCCGGGACTGGAGGAATATTTCCGGGGCGGCGGCTTTTCCAGCCATTTCGTGACACGGGGTGGCGTGGCCTTCACCATGGTGCGGCTGAACCTGGTCGCCGGAATCGGTCCGGTGCTGCAGATCGCGGAAGGCTGGAGCGTGGACCTGCCGCCTGCCGTGCATGCGGCCCTGGAAGCCCGCACGGACCCGAGCTGGCCGACGACCTGGTTCGTGCCGCGGCTGACGGGGCATGGCGCGTTCCGCGACGTCTATTCCGTCATGGCGTCATGGGGGGCGAACCATGCCGTGCTCGCGCACGGGCACGTGGGCGCGGACTTCGTGGCGCTCGCCGCCATGCTGAGGATTCCGGTGTGCATGCACAACCTGGACGAAGCGGCGATCGATCGCCCCAGCCTCTGGGGGGCGTTCGGTTCCGACAAGGAAGGACAGGACTATCGCGCCTGCGCCGCCCTCGGCCCGCTATACGGGCGCAGGGGCTGA
- a CDS encoding ABC transporter substrate-binding protein, protein MRRLLCAATMLCAAVAVGQAHAADRGIAVIVKTANSNYWQNVRKGAADAVAKVENYTMTFQGPTSESAVADQVNMVADAVTQKVAAIVLAPSDPDALVPSIRKAWEAHIPVVLIDSMISDSGAKYYQSFLATDNEAAGEALGKEMVDHVGQTGKVAIMSYVPGVGSEIGRVGGFRKYIAEHSHIQIVGPFYSQSQMALAMNQTTDVLASNPDLKGIFAANEMTAVGVGRAIQQAGKSGKLYAIAFDGNEDEQGFVRSGTFQLLAVQGSYAMGAKGVETAIGVLTGAKPTKYVNTGVVFVTSANLDSPEAKQVLY, encoded by the coding sequence ATGAGACGTCTTTTATGCGCGGCGACAATGCTGTGCGCCGCCGTTGCCGTGGGGCAGGCCCATGCGGCGGATCGCGGGATCGCGGTCATCGTCAAGACCGCCAATTCCAACTACTGGCAGAACGTCCGAAAGGGCGCCGCCGACGCCGTTGCGAAGGTAGAGAACTATACGATGACCTTTCAGGGACCGACGTCCGAATCCGCGGTCGCGGACCAGGTCAACATGGTCGCCGACGCCGTGACGCAGAAGGTCGCGGCCATCGTGCTGGCCCCGTCCGATCCGGATGCTCTGGTGCCCTCCATCCGCAAGGCGTGGGAGGCGCATATTCCCGTCGTGCTGATCGACAGCATGATTTCTGATTCGGGTGCCAAATATTACCAGTCCTTCCTCGCGACCGACAACGAGGCGGCGGGCGAGGCGCTGGGCAAGGAAATGGTCGATCATGTCGGACAGACCGGCAAGGTCGCGATCATGTCGTATGTGCCGGGTGTGGGGTCTGAAATCGGCCGGGTCGGCGGATTCAGGAAATATATCGCCGAACATTCGCATATCCAGATCGTCGGTCCCTTCTATTCGCAGTCCCAGATGGCCCTGGCCATGAACCAGACGACCGACGTGCTGGCCTCGAACCCCGATCTGAAGGGTATTTTCGCCGCCAACGAGATGACGGCGGTGGGCGTGGGCCGTGCGATCCAGCAGGCGGGAAAAAGCGGAAAGCTCTACGCCATCGCCTTTGATGGAAACGAGGACGAACAGGGGTTCGTCAGGAGCGGCACGTTCCAGTTGCTTGCCGTGCAAGGGTCCTACGCGATGGGCGCGAAGGGGGTCGAGACGGCGATCGGCGTCCTGACGGGGGCGAAGCCCACCAAATATGTCAACACGGGCGTGGTCTTCGTGACCAGTGCGAACCTGGATTCGCCGGAAGCCAAGCAGGTTCTGTATTGA